The following coding sequences are from one Nicotiana tomentosiformis chromosome 3, ASM39032v3, whole genome shotgun sequence window:
- the LOC104115359 gene encoding uncharacterized protein: MEDETENFVRRCDKCQRYANNMHQHAELLHSIIASWPFMKWGMDIVGPLPQAPGKKRLEAAKGRWPEALQGVLWAYKMTSKISTEETPFSLVYDTEALIPVEIGEPSLRFEHKNELSKYEKLRTNLNLAEERRESALIRMAAQMQRI, from the exons ATGGAAGATGAAACAGAAAATTTTGTAAGAAGGTGTGATAAATGTCAACGGTATGCAAATAATATGCATCAACATGCGGAGCTGCTTCATTCGATAATCGCatcatggccatttatgaaatgggggatggatattgtAGGTCCTTTACCGCAAGCACCAGGAAAG AAACgtttggaagcagcaaaaggcaggTGGCCTGAGGCGCTACAAGGGGTGTTATGGGCCTACAAAATGACATCTAAAATAAGTACGGAAGAAACTCCATTTTCTCTTGTCTACGATACTGAAGCCCTAATTCCAGTAGAGATAGGAGAACCAAGCCTGAGGTTTGAACATAAGAACGAATTATCCAAGTATGAGAAACTTCGTACAAATTTGAATTTGGCAGAAGAACGAAGGGAGTCAGCTTTAATACGAATGGCAGCTCAAATGCAAAGGATATAA
- the LOC138907667 gene encoding uncharacterized protein encodes MGSLAFLPVVERPLAMDVQALANRFVRLDVLEPSQVLVCVVAKSSLLERIKARQFDDPHLLVLKDTVQRGGAKEVVIGDDGAIRLSGRICFSNVDGLREFILEEAHSSRYSIHPGVTKMYRDLKQYYWRRKMKKDIVGHVSRCLNCQQMKYEYQKLGRLTQRLVIPKWKWERIMMDFVVGLPRTLRKYDVVWVIMERLTKSAHFILVMTSYSSE; translated from the coding sequence atgggtagtttggcatttttACCCGTagtggagaggccattagccatggatgttcaggctttggccaatcgatttgtgaggttggatgttttggagcctagccAGGTTCTTGTTTGTGTTGTAGCAAAGTCATcattgttggagcgtatcaaggctcgccaatttgatgatcctcatttattgGTATTGAAAGACACTGTGCAACGGGGTGGTGCTAAAGAGGTtgtgattggagatgatggtgctaTACGACTTTCGGGCCGGATTTGTTTTtcgaatgttgatgggttgagggagtttatccttgaggaggctcacagttcccgatattccattcacccaggtgtcacgaagatgtatcgtgacttaaAGCAATACTATTGGAGgcgaaagatgaagaaagacattgttggacatgtatctcggtgtttgaattgtcaacagatGAAGTATGAATATCAGAAACTGGGTAGGTTAACTCAGAGATTGGTGATaccgaagtggaaatgggagcgcatcatgatggattttgtggtaggcttaccacggaccttgaggaagtatgatgttgtttgggttattatggagcggttgactaagtctgcacatttcattctgGTGATGACTTCTTATTCTTCAGAGTga